The following proteins are co-located in the Deinococcus metallilatus genome:
- a CDS encoding proline dehydrogenase family protein — MIDQLYRKAVLTVSGQKFVEDLVRSRAWSVAQRFVAGEDAASALQAVRELEGDGILGNLDLLGEFVASPEKANEFAEKVLSLLDQANAAGIPPYVSIKLSSVGQGQTVNGEDLGLTNARRIVGRAKQYGGFVCLDMEDHPRVDLTLAQFRTLVNEFGNQFVGTVLQSYLYRSEADLAALQDLHPNLRIVKGAYLEPESVAMPDKADVDASYRRLVYAQMKAGNYVNVATHDESIIEDVKHFVLAHGISRDMFEFQMLYGIRRDLQKELAQQGYRVRAYIPYGRDWYAYFSRRIAERPANVMFVLRGMLKG; from the coding sequence ATGATCGACCAGCTCTACCGCAAGGCCGTCCTGACCGTCTCGGGACAGAAGTTCGTGGAAGACCTCGTGCGCTCACGTGCCTGGAGCGTGGCGCAGCGGTTCGTGGCGGGTGAGGACGCCGCCTCGGCCCTCCAGGCCGTCCGCGAGCTGGAAGGTGACGGCATCCTGGGGAACCTCGACCTGCTGGGCGAGTTCGTCGCCTCGCCCGAGAAGGCGAACGAATTTGCCGAAAAGGTGCTGAGCCTGCTGGACCAGGCCAATGCCGCCGGAATCCCCCCCTACGTCAGCATCAAGCTGTCCAGCGTCGGCCAGGGGCAGACCGTGAACGGGGAAGACCTGGGTCTGACCAACGCCCGCCGTATCGTGGGCCGCGCCAAGCAGTACGGCGGCTTCGTGTGCCTGGACATGGAGGACCACCCGCGCGTGGACCTCACCCTGGCACAGTTCCGCACCCTCGTGAACGAGTTCGGTAACCAGTTCGTCGGGACGGTGCTGCAAAGCTACCTCTATCGCAGTGAGGCCGACCTCGCCGCCCTGCAAGACCTCCACCCCAACCTCCGCATCGTGAAGGGCGCGTACCTCGAACCCGAATCCGTCGCCATGCCCGACAAGGCCGACGTGGACGCCAGTTACCGCCGCCTGGTCTACGCGCAGATGAAGGCGGGCAATTACGTGAACGTCGCCACCCACGACGAGAGCATCATCGAGGACGTGAAGCATTTCGTGCTGGCCCACGGCATTTCGCGTGACATGTTCGAGTTCCAGATGCTGTACGGCATCCGGCGCGACCTGCAAAAGGAACTCGCCCAGCAGGGCTACCGCGTCCGCGCCTACATCCCCTATGGGCGCGACTGGTACGCCTACTTCAGCCGCCGCATCGCGGAGAGGCCCGCGAACGTGATGTTCGTTTTGCGGGGGATGCTGAAGGGGTGA
- a CDS encoding GntR family transcriptional regulator gives MTSFERPTLVRDGVYGHLRRAVLDGEIAPGERLGEAELGERLGVSRTPIREAIMRLTQEGLLVAEANKGVRVRTVSAAEARDTYVVREELDGLAAALAAQAHSEADAQTLRAALDALNAARGGDYREQTRLDLAFHQGVALAAHNAALADLARGLEQRVALIKHQTRTYNAHPDTEAQHAAILEAILARDADTARAAARTHVRTFAALVMQNLGESI, from the coding sequence ATGACCTCCTTCGAGCGGCCGACCCTGGTGCGTGACGGTGTCTATGGACACCTGCGCCGCGCCGTGCTGGATGGTGAAATCGCCCCCGGTGAGCGGCTGGGCGAGGCGGAGCTGGGCGAGCGGCTGGGGGTGAGCCGGACGCCGATCCGCGAGGCGATCATGCGGCTGACGCAGGAGGGGCTGCTGGTCGCGGAGGCGAACAAGGGCGTGCGCGTCCGCACCGTCAGCGCCGCTGAGGCGCGCGATACCTACGTGGTCCGCGAGGAACTCGACGGGCTGGCGGCGGCCCTCGCCGCACAGGCGCATAGCGAGGCGGACGCCCAGACGCTGCGGGCCGCGCTGGACGCCCTGAATGCCGCGCGGGGCGGCGACTACCGCGAGCAGACCCGCCTCGACCTCGCCTTTCACCAAGGCGTGGCGCTGGCCGCGCACAATGCCGCCCTGGCCGATCTGGCGCGCGGGCTGGAGCAGCGCGTCGCCCTGATCAAGCACCAGACCCGCACCTACAACGCCCACCCCGACACCGAAGCGCAGCACGCCGCGATCCTGGAAGCCATCCTCGCCCGCGACGCGGACACGGCCCGCGCGGCCGCCCGCACGCACGTCCGTACCTTTGCCGCCCTCGTCATGCAGAACCTCGGAGAATCCATATGA
- the pruA gene encoding L-glutamate gamma-semialdehyde dehydrogenase, producing MLKVQDYRPQPFIDFTQPENVAAYQAALAKVRKELVGKHYPLIINGERVDTEEKLTSVNPCNTCEVIGTTAKATVEDAQRALEGAWEAFETWKTWDMDARARILLKAAAILKRRRLEACALMTLEVGKSYAEADVEVAEAIDFLEYYARSAMKYADFGAAETTWFEGEENGMLYLPLGVGVSISPWNFPCAIFLGMLAAPLVVGNCVIAKPAEDSGMIAGFVVDILLEAGLPAGVLQFLPGIGSEVGEYLTTHPKTRFITFTGSRAVGLHINEVAAKVVKGQKWIKKVVLELGGKDALIVDETADLDNAVTAATQSAFGFNGQKCSAMSRLIVVDEVYDAVVNAFVERAKGLKVGTGEENANVTAVVNEESFEKISQYLALGKNEGEVLLGGEAPGEWDGKKGYYVEPTIIGDVKPTARIAQEEIFGPVVAVLRARDWQDALRIANSTEYGLTGGVCSNDRERLEQARNEFEVGNLYFNRKITGAIVGVQPFGGYNMSGTDSKAGGPDYLANFLQLKAVTERW from the coding sequence ATGCTTAAAGTTCAGGACTACCGCCCCCAGCCCTTCATCGACTTCACCCAGCCCGAGAACGTCGCCGCGTATCAGGCCGCCCTCGCCAAGGTTCGTAAGGAACTGGTCGGCAAGCACTACCCCCTCATCATCAACGGTGAGCGGGTGGACACCGAGGAGAAGTTGACCTCCGTCAACCCCTGCAACACCTGCGAGGTGATCGGCACCACCGCAAAGGCCACCGTCGAGGACGCCCAGCGCGCGCTGGAAGGCGCATGGGAAGCCTTCGAGACGTGGAAGACGTGGGATATGGACGCTCGCGCCCGGATTCTGCTGAAGGCCGCCGCGATCCTCAAGCGCCGCCGCCTGGAAGCCTGCGCGCTGATGACGCTGGAAGTCGGCAAGAGCTACGCCGAGGCGGATGTGGAAGTGGCGGAGGCGATTGACTTTCTGGAGTACTACGCCCGCAGCGCGATGAAGTACGCGGACTTCGGGGCCGCCGAGACGACGTGGTTCGAGGGCGAGGAAAACGGGATGCTGTACCTGCCGCTGGGCGTGGGCGTCAGCATCTCGCCCTGGAACTTCCCCTGCGCGATCTTCCTGGGGATGCTGGCCGCGCCGCTGGTGGTGGGCAACTGCGTGATCGCCAAGCCTGCCGAGGATTCGGGCATGATCGCGGGCTTCGTGGTGGACATCCTGCTGGAAGCGGGCCTGCCCGCCGGGGTGCTGCAATTCCTGCCCGGCATCGGCTCGGAGGTGGGCGAGTACCTCACCACGCACCCGAAAACGCGCTTCATCACCTTCACGGGGAGCCGCGCCGTGGGCCTGCATATCAACGAGGTCGCCGCGAAGGTCGTGAAGGGCCAGAAGTGGATCAAGAAGGTGGTGCTGGAACTGGGCGGCAAGGACGCGCTGATCGTGGACGAGACGGCGGACCTGGACAACGCCGTGACCGCCGCCACCCAGAGCGCCTTCGGCTTCAACGGCCAGAAGTGCAGCGCGATGAGCCGCCTGATCGTGGTGGACGAGGTGTACGACGCGGTGGTGAACGCCTTCGTGGAGCGCGCGAAGGGCCTCAAGGTCGGCACCGGCGAGGAGAACGCCAACGTGACGGCGGTCGTGAACGAGGAGAGCTTCGAGAAGATCAGCCAGTACCTCGCCCTCGGCAAGAATGAAGGTGAGGTGCTGCTGGGCGGTGAGGCGCCCGGCGAGTGGGACGGCAAGAAGGGCTACTACGTCGAGCCGACCATCATCGGGGACGTGAAGCCCACGGCCCGCATCGCGCAGGAGGAAATCTTCGGGCCGGTGGTGGCGGTGCTGCGTGCCCGCGACTGGCAGGACGCGCTGCGGATCGCCAACTCGACCGAGTACGGCCTGACCGGCGGTGTGTGCAGCAACGACCGCGAGCGGCTGGAACAGGCTCGAAACGAGTTCGAGGTCGGCAACCTGTACTTCAATCGCAAGATCACCGGCGCGATTGTCGGCGTGCAGCCCTTCGGCGGCTACAACATGAGCGGCACCGACTCCAAGGCGGGCGGCCCGGATTACCTGGCGAACTTCCTGCAACTCAAGGCCGTGACCGAACGCTGGTAA
- a CDS encoding MgtC/SapB family protein, translating to METFWTELRLMQGLLAAFALSGLIGWEREGRGHNAGLRTHILVGVSAALFVVLADTLILRFADDSAQVRFDLVGVLGAVVSGVSFLGAGAIFSDRRGEGAKGLTTAAGLLATAGVGVACGLHLYVLATGATLLFLFTLGWLGRLVGEKVPGKAEARSAGQPEDPGSGRT from the coding sequence GTGGAAACCTTCTGGACGGAACTGCGGCTGATGCAGGGCCTGCTGGCCGCCTTCGCGCTGAGCGGTCTGATCGGCTGGGAACGCGAGGGGCGCGGCCACAACGCGGGCCTGCGGACACACATCCTGGTCGGGGTGAGCGCCGCCCTGTTCGTGGTGCTGGCCGACACGCTGATCCTGCGCTTCGCGGACGACTCGGCCCAGGTCCGCTTTGACCTGGTCGGCGTGCTGGGGGCAGTGGTCAGCGGGGTGAGCTTCCTGGGCGCCGGGGCCATCTTCTCCGACCGGCGGGGCGAGGGAGCCAAGGGGCTGACGACGGCAGCGGGCCTGCTCGCCACCGCCGGGGTCGGCGTGGCGTGCGGCCTGCACCTGTACGTGCTGGCCACCGGGGCCACCCTGCTGTTCCTCTTCACGCTCGGCTGGCTGGGCCGCCTCGTGGGGGAGAAGGTGCCGGGCAAGGCGGAGGCACGTTCCGCAGGGCAGCCGGAAGACCCGGGCAGCGGCCGCACCTGA
- the recO gene encoding DNA repair protein RecO yields the protein MRSRSANRSGIVIRRRVTPAGDIIVTLLTPQGKVKAIARGGVRGALASRLNLFHHVAVQVYQTPQADLATVQQAVLEGALPRLAEPERYAFAHLMAELADALFQEGEFSGQAFDLFAGALRGISHQPDPEWVALVMSYKLLGLAGFVQQTTRCARCGTADPAHPDPLGGQLLCAACASLPAYPPASLDFLRNVVRRTVRASMDHPVPEEQRPALWRALERFVTVQVGNVQSWRQLVPHAAVIQAEPLSSGGVRG from the coding sequence TTGAGGTCGCGCAGTGCCAACCGCAGCGGCATCGTGATCCGGCGGCGGGTGACGCCTGCGGGGGACATCATCGTGACGCTGCTCACGCCGCAGGGCAAGGTGAAGGCGATTGCGCGTGGCGGCGTGCGCGGGGCACTGGCGAGCCGCCTGAACCTCTTTCACCACGTCGCGGTGCAGGTGTACCAGACGCCGCAGGCTGACTTGGCGACCGTGCAGCAGGCCGTGCTGGAAGGCGCCCTGCCCAGACTGGCCGAGCCGGAGCGGTACGCCTTCGCGCACCTGATGGCCGAACTGGCCGACGCGCTGTTTCAGGAGGGTGAATTCAGCGGGCAGGCGTTCGACCTGTTCGCGGGCGCCCTGCGCGGCATCAGCCATCAGCCCGATCCGGAGTGGGTGGCGCTGGTGATGAGTTACAAGCTGCTGGGCCTGGCGGGCTTCGTGCAGCAGACGACCCGCTGTGCCCGTTGCGGGACGGCCGATCCGGCGCACCCCGACCCCCTCGGCGGGCAACTGCTCTGCGCCGCCTGCGCCAGCCTGCCCGCCTACCCGCCCGCCAGCCTCGACTTCCTGCGCAATGTGGTGCGCCGCACCGTGCGCGCCAGCATGGATCATCCCGTGCCCGAGGAGCAGCGCCCGGCCCTGTGGCGCGCGCTGGAACGCTTCGTGACGGTGCAGGTGGGGAACGTGCAGAGCTGGCGGCAGTTGGTGCCTCACGCGGCTGTGATTCAGGCTGAGCCGCTCTCCTCCGGTGGCGTCCGGGGGTAG
- a CDS encoding SDR family oxidoreductase, which translates to MTLIGVTGAPGNVGTPLVQALLARGARVRVLARRPEHARAVFGEQPGLEFGHLEFGDRRTYVAAFQGLDRLFVTRPPQISQVRRDMVPALDVALGAGVNQMALLSLQGAEHNPFVPHAQLEKYLMGSGVEYTLLRPSFFMQNLTTMHLPELRQGEVFVPAGRGRTSFVDTRDVGEVGALVLTEPGHAGQAYELTSAEALTYAEVAQKFTAASGRLIRYTDPSPLAFYRRLRARGVPRGQLLIMEAIYAAARFGLAARVTPDTARLLGRPPRSFDEFAHDAAPLLQEEKDHA; encoded by the coding sequence GTGACGCTGATTGGTGTGACGGGCGCGCCCGGCAACGTGGGGACGCCGCTGGTGCAGGCGCTCCTCGCCCGTGGCGCGCGGGTGCGGGTGCTGGCCCGCCGCCCCGAGCACGCCCGCGCCGTGTTCGGGGAACAGCCGGGGCTGGAGTTCGGCCACCTCGAATTCGGGGACCGGCGCACCTACGTCGCGGCCTTCCAGGGTCTAGACCGCCTCTTCGTGACGCGACCGCCCCAGATCAGCCAGGTGCGGCGCGACATGGTGCCCGCGCTCGACGTGGCGCTGGGAGCAGGCGTGAACCAGATGGCCCTGCTCTCGCTGCAAGGGGCGGAGCACAACCCGTTCGTGCCGCACGCCCAGCTCGAAAAGTACCTGATGGGGAGCGGGGTGGAGTACACGCTGCTGCGCCCCAGCTTCTTCATGCAGAACCTCACCACCATGCACCTGCCCGAGTTGCGCCAGGGCGAGGTGTTCGTTCCGGCGGGGCGGGGCCGCACCAGTTTCGTCGATACACGCGACGTTGGTGAGGTCGGGGCCCTGGTCCTCACCGAGCCGGGCCACGCGGGACAGGCGTACGAACTGACCAGCGCGGAGGCCCTCACCTACGCGGAAGTCGCCCAGAAATTCACCGCCGCGTCGGGCCGCCTCATCCGCTACACCGATCCCAGTCCCCTCGCCTTCTACCGCCGCCTGCGGGCGCGCGGCGTCCCCAGGGGCCAACTGCTGATCATGGAAGCCATCTACGCCGCCGCCCGCTTCGGCCTCGCCGCCCGCGTCACGCCCGACACCGCCCGCCTGCTGGGCCGCCCACCCCGCTCGTTTGACGAGTTCGCCCACGACGCCGCGCCCCTTCTGCAAGAGGAGAAAGACCATGCTTAA
- a CDS encoding RNA ligase (ATP) codes for MATPQVIKDRARLFPHPDAERLELCKVGSFQLVVRKGEYQDGTPIVVAPERALLPPHLAARYVNADTGVSYLHGPEKNRVGAVWLRGELSQGVVLPLEGLEDAPFGEDLSARLGITFWEPPIPVSLAGEVAPLTAAPHYGHHDVEQFGIYAGEFRPGEPVIVTEKLHGTQGVYFRAADGEWRVTSKGLSRHRLTLKPSDTNVYWRAARRTGLFEAADAAFPTGELQVFGEVLPVQNGFSYGQRNPAVFIIRIVHAGRPLPRAEWPTWFVERGVPVLYEGPFDEAKLRALRGGMETVSSQEVHIREGVVVTPEVPRPSEVRRDLSLKLISDAYAKKETGEEFS; via the coding sequence ATGGCCACCCCACAAGTGATCAAGGACCGCGCCCGCCTCTTTCCCCACCCGGATGCCGAACGCCTGGAGCTGTGCAAGGTCGGTTCCTTTCAACTGGTCGTCCGCAAGGGGGAATATCAGGACGGCACCCCCATCGTCGTCGCCCCTGAGCGGGCCCTGCTCCCGCCTCACCTGGCGGCGCGGTATGTCAACGCGGACACGGGCGTGTCGTACCTGCACGGTCCCGAGAAGAACCGGGTCGGCGCCGTCTGGCTGCGCGGGGAGCTGTCCCAGGGCGTGGTCCTGCCCCTGGAGGGCCTGGAGGACGCGCCCTTCGGGGAGGACCTCTCCGCCCGGCTCGGCATCACCTTCTGGGAGCCGCCGATCCCCGTCAGCCTGGCGGGGGAGGTCGCGCCTCTCACCGCCGCCCCGCATTACGGGCACCACGACGTGGAGCAGTTCGGCATCTACGCGGGCGAGTTCCGGCCGGGCGAGCCGGTGATCGTCACCGAGAAGCTGCACGGCACGCAGGGCGTGTACTTCCGCGCGGCGGACGGCGAGTGGCGGGTGACCAGCAAGGGGCTCTCGCGCCACCGCCTGACCCTCAAGCCCAGCGATACGAACGTGTACTGGCGGGCGGCGCGGCGGACCGGGCTGTTCGAGGCGGCGGACGCGGCCTTTCCAACCGGGGAACTCCAGGTCTTCGGTGAAGTGCTGCCGGTGCAGAACGGCTTCTCCTATGGTCAGAGGAACCCTGCGGTGTTCATCATCCGTATCGTCCACGCGGGCCGTCCGCTGCCGCGGGCGGAGTGGCCGACCTGGTTTGTGGAGCGCGGTGTGCCCGTGCTGTACGAGGGGCCGTTCGACGAGGCGAAGCTGCGCGCCTTGCGCGGCGGAATGGAAACCGTCTCCAGCCAGGAAGTGCACATCCGGGAAGGTGTGGTGGTCACGCCCGAGGTCCCGCGCCCGTCCGAGGTCAGGCGCGACCTGAGCCTGAAGCTGATCTCCGACGCCTACGCGAAGAAGGAGACCGGGGAGGAGTTCTCGTGA